One stretch of Pradoshia sp. D12 DNA includes these proteins:
- the pckA gene encoding phosphoenolpyruvate carboxykinase (ATP), producing MNSVGVSNELKQLLTHDNIHIQLSVPQLVEKVLTRKEGILTSTGAIKAETGKYTGRSPKDKYIVEEAATKDKIAWGSVNQAISEDAFSKLYDKVIDYLEKRDELFVFNGFAGAATDYRLPIQVINEYAWHNLFVHQLFIRPTKEELENHSPEFTIISAPGFKANPLVDGTQSETFIIISFEKKVVLIGGTEYAGEMKKSIFSIMNYLLPENNVFSMHCSANVGFEGDVALFFGLSGTGKTTLSADPNRRLIGDDEHGWSPDGVFNIEGGCYAKCINLTQEKEPQIFNAIRFGSVLENVVVDEDTRIADYDNGMLTENTRAAYPIEAMQNIVTPSIAGHPNTIIFLTADAFGVLPPISKLTKEQAMYHFLSGYTSKLAGTELGITSPQATFSTCFGSPFLPLHPTKYAEMLGKNIEEHQVQVYLVNTGWTGGEYGTGSRMKLSYTRLMIQAALEGELANIETVQDRIFGLAIPLHVPGVPDEVLQPQKTWKDSEAYYEKANELAHKFRENFKEFKNISSEIETKGGPITF from the coding sequence ATGAACAGTGTAGGAGTTTCCAACGAATTGAAACAATTACTTACTCATGATAATATTCACATTCAGCTTTCAGTGCCACAACTAGTTGAAAAAGTATTAACGAGAAAAGAGGGTATCCTCACATCTACTGGAGCTATTAAGGCTGAAACAGGAAAATATACCGGCAGATCTCCAAAGGATAAATATATTGTAGAGGAAGCTGCCACTAAAGATAAAATAGCCTGGGGAAGCGTCAATCAAGCAATATCTGAAGACGCATTCTCTAAATTATATGATAAAGTTATCGATTACCTCGAAAAACGAGATGAATTATTTGTATTTAATGGGTTTGCTGGAGCTGCAACAGACTACCGCCTTCCTATTCAAGTAATCAATGAATATGCCTGGCACAATTTATTTGTACATCAGCTGTTTATCCGCCCCACTAAAGAAGAGCTTGAAAATCATTCCCCTGAGTTTACTATTATCTCAGCACCAGGTTTTAAAGCAAACCCTCTTGTGGACGGTACACAATCTGAGACGTTTATCATCATTTCCTTTGAGAAAAAAGTCGTCTTAATTGGAGGCACTGAGTATGCAGGTGAAATGAAAAAATCCATTTTTTCAATCATGAATTACCTGTTGCCTGAGAATAATGTGTTTTCTATGCATTGTTCAGCAAATGTAGGTTTCGAGGGAGATGTAGCTCTTTTCTTTGGCCTATCCGGCACTGGAAAGACTACTTTATCAGCCGATCCAAATCGCCGCCTTATAGGTGATGACGAACATGGCTGGTCTCCTGATGGTGTATTTAATATTGAAGGCGGCTGTTACGCAAAATGCATCAATCTCACACAGGAAAAAGAGCCTCAAATTTTTAATGCCATACGCTTTGGTTCTGTACTTGAGAATGTGGTTGTAGATGAAGATACAAGAATTGCTGACTATGATAATGGAATGTTAACTGAAAATACTCGGGCTGCTTACCCTATCGAAGCCATGCAGAACATCGTCACACCTAGTATAGCGGGCCATCCCAATACAATCATCTTTTTAACTGCTGATGCTTTTGGCGTTCTGCCTCCAATCAGCAAGTTAACAAAAGAACAGGCAATGTATCATTTCCTAAGCGGTTATACGAGTAAATTGGCAGGAACTGAACTCGGAATTACTTCACCACAGGCAACGTTTTCTACCTGCTTCGGTTCACCGTTCTTACCATTACATCCAACAAAATATGCTGAGATGCTTGGCAAAAATATCGAGGAGCATCAAGTTCAGGTATATCTGGTTAACACCGGTTGGACTGGAGGAGAATATGGGACAGGCAGCCGCATGAAGCTTTCTTATACACGTTTGATGATTCAAGCTGCATTAGAAGGAGAACTGGCCAATATCGAAACGGTACAAGACAGAATATTCGGCTTAGCAATTCCTTTACACGTACCTGGAGTACCTGATGAAGTTTTACAGCCTCAGAAAACGTGGAAAGATTCTGAAGCCTATTATGAAAAGGCGAATGAGCTTGCACATAAATTCAGAGAAAATTTCAAGGAATTTAAAAATATCAGTTCTGAAATTGAAACTAAAGGTGGACCAATTACCTTTTAA
- a CDS encoding DUF2584 domain-containing protein: MGMPMELNTLIVTKANEKRVEENLFVLKKEGYRLYPIEIPIDIRKTLDGESRGTARIKKVEWENNCTTITYELISLNSSN; the protein is encoded by the coding sequence TTGGGTATGCCAATGGAATTGAATACTCTTATAGTGACAAAGGCTAATGAAAAAAGGGTTGAGGAAAATCTATTCGTCCTAAAAAAAGAAGGATACCGCCTATATCCAATTGAAATTCCGATTGATATCCGAAAAACTCTGGATGGAGAATCGAGAGGAACGGCACGGATAAAAAAAGTGGAATGGGAAAATAACTGCACAACCATTACATATGAGTTGATTTCTTTAAATTCCAGTAACTAA
- a CDS encoding alpha/beta hydrolase family protein, with protein MDEVKSSLGSIVDRSRYPSPHPDINLYIVTYLSNGLRVKGLLAEPKKNDEIMDGFLYLRGGIKNVGKVRPGRIIQFASQGFVVFAPFYRGNQGGEGEEDFAGEDRWDAIAGFELLKQHPKVNPKKVHIFGFSRGGIMALWTAIYCQDAASLVTWGGVSDMVLTYIERIDLRRMLKRVIGGTPNKVPDEYKARTPLYEIEKIPCNVLIIHGEKDKNVSVEHANLLRNRLQDLGKSVDVWYLKDYTHYLPPRINRQIVTDLTKWMKEAASNDTIEINK; from the coding sequence ATGGATGAAGTAAAATCATCGCTAGGTAGTATCGTAGATAGAAGTCGATATCCATCGCCACATCCGGATATAAATCTATATATTGTCACGTATTTATCGAATGGGTTAAGGGTTAAGGGGCTATTAGCTGAGCCAAAAAAAAATGATGAAATAATGGACGGATTTTTATATTTACGCGGAGGCATTAAAAATGTTGGGAAGGTCCGTCCAGGGCGTATCATTCAATTCGCAAGTCAGGGGTTTGTTGTTTTTGCCCCCTTTTATCGTGGCAACCAGGGTGGAGAAGGAGAGGAAGATTTTGCAGGAGAAGATCGTTGGGATGCTATTGCAGGTTTTGAACTTTTAAAGCAACATCCCAAGGTTAATCCAAAAAAGGTCCATATTTTTGGATTTTCTCGAGGCGGGATTATGGCCTTGTGGACAGCTATATACTGCCAGGACGCTGCTTCACTTGTCACGTGGGGGGGAGTTTCCGATATGGTTCTGACCTACATAGAGAGAATTGATTTAAGAAGAATGCTGAAAAGGGTCATTGGAGGTACGCCAAACAAGGTGCCGGATGAATATAAAGCCCGTACACCCTTGTATGAAATTGAAAAAATACCATGTAATGTTCTAATTATTCATGGCGAGAAGGATAAGAACGTTTCGGTTGAACATGCCAATCTATTAAGAAACAGACTGCAGGATCTCGGCAAGAGCGTCGATGTGTGGTACCTTAAGGACTATACACATTATCTACCTCCTAGAATAAATCGGCAAATCGTCACGGATTTAACGAAATGGATGAAAGAAGCCGCTTCAAATGATACCATTGAAATAAATAAATGA
- a CDS encoding ABC transporter substrate-binding protein has protein sequence MLSILLIFSLSACKENKSTEELTKVKVAEVTRSIFYAPEYVALAKGFFKDEGLDVDLQTAWGGDKTMTALLSGGADIVLVGSETSIYVHGQNSRDPVINFAQLTQTDGTFLVSREKIEEFNWNMLKGSTFLGQRKGGMPQMVGEFVLKKHSIDPQKDLKLIQNIDFANVANAFASGTGDYVQLFEPQASVFEKEGKGHIVASFGKESGHVPYTTFMAKESYMKENEDIVKRFTKAIYKAQKWVEETDSAEVAKAILPYFEDTDVEIIEMAIDRYKSQESFALNPILDEEEWLNLQDIMKEAGEIDSYIDHKTLVNTEIAEEVSK, from the coding sequence ATGCTGTCCATTCTGCTCATCTTTAGTTTATCGGCCTGTAAAGAAAATAAGTCGACTGAAGAATTGACAAAAGTCAAAGTAGCAGAAGTCACACGCTCTATTTTTTATGCACCTGAATATGTCGCCCTGGCCAAAGGATTTTTTAAGGACGAAGGGCTTGATGTAGACCTGCAGACTGCATGGGGCGGTGATAAGACAATGACTGCTCTACTATCAGGCGGAGCTGATATCGTGCTTGTTGGCTCAGAAACTTCTATTTATGTTCATGGACAAAATTCAAGAGATCCTGTTATTAATTTTGCCCAATTAACTCAAACAGATGGAACTTTTCTTGTATCCAGAGAAAAAATAGAGGAATTTAACTGGAACATGCTAAAGGGCAGTACATTTCTCGGACAGAGGAAAGGCGGTATGCCACAAATGGTTGGAGAGTTTGTACTGAAAAAACACAGCATTGATCCTCAAAAGGATTTGAAATTAATTCAAAATATTGATTTTGCCAATGTCGCCAATGCCTTTGCATCAGGAACAGGTGATTATGTACAGCTATTCGAACCTCAGGCAAGTGTTTTTGAAAAAGAAGGAAAAGGACATATTGTCGCTTCCTTTGGAAAAGAATCCGGCCATGTTCCATACACCACCTTCATGGCAAAGGAAAGCTATATGAAGGAAAATGAAGATATCGTTAAACGTTTTACAAAAGCGATTTATAAAGCACAAAAATGGGTTGAAGAAACAGATTCCGCTGAAGTAGCAAAAGCTATTCTCCCATATTTTGAAGATACAGACGTAGAGATTATTGAAATGGCCATTGACCGTTACAAGTCACAGGAGTCCTTTGCCTTAAATCCAATTCTTGATGAGGAAGAATGGTTAAATCTGCAGGATATCATGAAAGAAGCAGGAGAAATCGATTCCTATATCGATCATAAAACACTCGTAAATACAGAAATCGCTGAAGAAGTTTCAAAATAG
- a CDS encoding ABC transporter ATP-binding protein produces MPLLSIENVSHLYLSKSQTSIALENISMSIEEGEFISFLGPSGCGKTTLLSIISGLFKPTEGSVKLYGKDVLIHRQDIGYMLQQDYLFPWKTIKENILIGLKLLKQLDQKHEEQTISLLEEIGLKDVLTKFPRELSGGMRQRVALVRTLATNPTLLLLDEPFSALDLQTKLKLEDIVSSTLKSFKKTAILVTHDIGEAVAMSDRVFLLSPKPGKIHKEFDIPNELKGLSPFNARNHPAFSDVFQLIWKEMEQLDG; encoded by the coding sequence ATGCCTTTATTGTCGATAGAGAATGTATCTCATCTCTATTTATCTAAATCGCAAACATCAATTGCTTTAGAGAATATATCAATGAGTATTGAGGAGGGAGAATTCATCTCCTTCCTTGGCCCAAGCGGCTGCGGTAAAACAACCCTTCTATCCATTATATCTGGCCTTTTTAAGCCAACCGAAGGAAGTGTTAAGCTATACGGGAAGGATGTCCTCATCCATCGCCAGGATATTGGATATATGCTGCAGCAGGATTATTTATTTCCCTGGAAGACCATTAAAGAAAATATATTGATAGGATTAAAATTATTAAAGCAGCTCGACCAAAAGCACGAAGAACAAACCATATCACTATTAGAAGAAATCGGCCTGAAGGATGTATTGACTAAATTTCCAAGGGAGCTATCAGGAGGAATGCGCCAACGAGTTGCCCTAGTTAGAACTTTGGCCACTAACCCTACTCTGCTCCTCTTAGATGAACCTTTTTCTGCTTTAGATTTACAAACCAAACTAAAGCTTGAAGATATCGTATCAAGTACATTAAAATCGTTTAAAAAAACGGCTATTTTAGTTACTCACGATATAGGAGAAGCAGTAGCCATGAGTGATCGTGTCTTCCTCCTCTCTCCAAAACCAGGAAAAATTCACAAAGAATTTGATATTCCAAACGAGTTAAAAGGGCTATCCCCATTTAATGCAAGAAATCATCCAGCCTTTTCAGATGTGTTCCAGCTTATATGGAAGGAGATGGAGCAGCTTGACGGATAA
- a CDS encoding ABC transporter permease, translating to MTDNKLKINTLHKNYIQQLKTNQHKVWLYQGVIFVLFFALWEIASHFYWIDPLLFSSPSNVVEMLIEKIQDGSLLSHLGLTLFETVISFILGTLLGTLLAVALWWSPMLSKVLDPYLVIFNAMPKVALGPIIIVAMGPGLISIITNGIIISVIVTTIVVYTSFKEIDPNYIKVMETFNARRMHIFKEAVLPYSFPVIISTLKVNVGLAWVGVIVGEFLVSSQGLGYLIIYGFQVFNFTLVLMALLVIAVFATIMYKMVEFVEAKLIRDRLS from the coding sequence TTGACGGATAATAAACTTAAAATTAATACCCTTCACAAGAACTATATCCAACAATTAAAAACCAACCAGCATAAAGTATGGCTGTATCAGGGTGTTATCTTTGTTTTATTTTTTGCTCTTTGGGAAATAGCCAGCCATTTTTACTGGATAGATCCCCTCCTGTTCAGTTCACCTTCCAATGTCGTTGAAATGCTGATTGAAAAAATACAGGATGGCAGTTTGCTCAGCCATCTCGGACTTACCTTGTTCGAAACAGTCATCAGCTTTATTTTAGGCACTCTACTAGGGACACTGCTAGCTGTTGCCTTGTGGTGGTCTCCAATGCTTTCAAAGGTCCTGGATCCCTATTTAGTCATCTTCAATGCTATGCCTAAGGTAGCCCTTGGACCCATTATTATTGTGGCGATGGGCCCTGGATTAATATCCATTATCACCAATGGAATCATTATCTCAGTTATCGTTACGACTATAGTCGTCTACACGAGCTTCAAGGAAATCGATCCCAATTATATAAAGGTAATGGAAACGTTTAATGCTCGCCGCATGCACATCTTCAAGGAAGCTGTCTTGCCGTATTCCTTTCCAGTCATTATATCGACACTAAAGGTTAATGTTGGTTTAGCCTGGGTTGGTGTCATAGTTGGAGAATTTCTTGTTTCTTCACAAGGACTTGGCTATCTAATCATTTATGGATTCCAGGTATTTAATTTCACCCTTGTTTTAATGGCATTACTCGTTATAGCTGTATTTGCAACGATTATGTATAAAATGGTCGAGTTTGTTGAAGCTAAGTTAATCCGCGACCGCTTATCATAA
- the ytkD gene encoding RNA deprotection pyrophosphohydrolase, whose protein sequence is MDIFKDIHGNNVYFHDEQGQFEKEARHVFVICRYKGKWVLTNHSKRGLEFPGGKVENNETPVQAAIREVYEETGGEAKQLIPIGEYKVLDPAGSFVKAVFYAELTALTKKEDYLETEGPVLLSELPHDFQTSTQYSFIMKDQVVLKCLDKISRLKFL, encoded by the coding sequence ATGGACATATTTAAGGATATCCATGGAAATAATGTCTATTTTCATGATGAACAAGGTCAATTTGAAAAAGAAGCTCGTCATGTATTCGTCATATGCCGCTATAAAGGGAAATGGGTTCTTACCAACCATTCCAAAAGAGGGCTTGAATTTCCCGGAGGCAAGGTGGAAAACAATGAAACCCCTGTTCAGGCTGCCATACGTGAAGTATATGAGGAAACAGGGGGAGAAGCAAAGCAGTTAATTCCAATTGGCGAGTATAAAGTACTCGACCCAGCGGGTTCCTTTGTTAAAGCAGTATTTTATGCCGAGCTTACTGCCCTTACGAAGAAAGAAGATTATCTGGAAACAGAAGGGCCCGTTTTACTGTCAGAACTGCCACATGATTTTCAAACGAGCACCCAATATAGCTTCATTATGAAGGATCAGGTTGTTTTGAAATGTCTGGATAAAATAAGCCGGTTAAAATTTTTATGA
- a CDS encoding DUF6154 family protein, with protein MNFIDELYQLYRDKLTGDDEDIDILALAVLEQLDRKDVMQLINELEDRELYNLMGIYIIDSLKKRFANDDVQPPVSKYLH; from the coding sequence GTGAATTTCATTGATGAACTATACCAATTGTATCGAGATAAACTAACTGGCGATGATGAAGATATTGATATTTTGGCTTTAGCCGTTTTAGAACAGCTTGATCGTAAGGATGTTATGCAATTAATTAATGAACTGGAAGATCGGGAGCTATATAATTTAATGGGGATATACATAATTGATAGCCTTAAAAAGCGATTTGCAAATGATGATGTACAGCCGCCTGTATCAAAATATTTGCACTAA
- the ytzI gene encoding YtzI protein: protein MGMTGIFIIGAIIIVLIIGVTALVTTKAYEYKHTIDPLDQNPHLSGKEEVRTSEPHE from the coding sequence ATGGGGATGACAGGAATATTTATAATAGGGGCAATTATTATAGTCCTAATAATAGGGGTTACTGCACTTGTCACAACAAAAGCATACGAATACAAGCACACTATTGATCCATTAGATCAAAATCCGCATTTGAGTGGTAAAGAAGAGGTTCGCACATCTGAACCACATGAATAA
- a CDS encoding S-ribosylhomocysteine lyase: MPSVESFDLDHNAVKAPYVRHCGVHKVGSDGVVNKFDIRFCQPNKQAMKPDAIHTLEHLLAFNIRKYSEGYSHFDIIDISPMGCQTGFYLVVSGEPTVEEIIDVLDKTMKEAVEITDIPAANEKQCGQAKLHDLEGAKKLMRFWLTQSKEDLKQVFA; the protein is encoded by the coding sequence ATGCCATCTGTTGAAAGTTTTGATTTGGACCATAATGCTGTTAAGGCCCCGTATGTTCGTCATTGTGGTGTTCATAAAGTAGGAAGCGATGGAGTTGTTAACAAATTTGATATTCGTTTCTGCCAGCCAAATAAACAGGCCATGAAGCCAGATGCGATTCACACTTTAGAGCATCTGTTGGCGTTTAATATCAGGAAATATTCTGAGGGTTATTCTCACTTTGATATCATTGATATTTCACCCATGGGATGCCAAACTGGATTTTATTTGGTGGTCAGCGGTGAGCCAACTGTTGAAGAAATCATAGATGTGCTTGATAAAACCATGAAAGAAGCTGTTGAGATAACTGATATTCCTGCGGCTAACGAAAAACAATGCGGTCAAGCCAAGCTTCATGACCTTGAAGGTGCAAAAAAGTTGATGAGATTTTGGCTGACACAAAGCAAAGAAGATTTAAAACAAGTATTTGCATAA
- the yidD gene encoding membrane protein insertion efficiency factor YidD: protein MKKILLKLVRFYQVAISPMKPPSCRFYPTCSQYGLEAIERFGPVKGTWLTIKRISKCHPLHAGGFDPVPEKQEKKDS, encoded by the coding sequence ATGAAAAAAATATTACTAAAACTAGTCCGTTTTTATCAAGTGGCCATTTCACCTATGAAGCCGCCAAGTTGTAGATTTTATCCAACATGTTCTCAATATGGCCTTGAAGCAATTGAGCGTTTCGGACCAGTAAAGGGGACCTGGCTAACCATAAAACGAATCTCTAAATGCCATCCACTGCATGCCGGCGGGTTTGATCCTGTACCTGAAAAACAAGAAAAAAAAGACTCTTGA